The following proteins come from a genomic window of Chryseobacterium glaciei:
- a CDS encoding DUF6705 family protein, which translates to MKYIHIILILFISSIVKSQTIVDITDTTYSGMTNTYYNYYKKDLNNVLDPFQGTYIYTNGNKKFKIILQKMIKQTEGLHFEDLIIGEYQYIVNGVEKANTLSNLNVVYNNQFAKHALAGNAPIKNNNRVWKCPQCNPNEKRLRLKIRDVDTNRSGDYIIRKTMVNGQEVLQVKLTDVLPDFENMNPPDFSLPRGEFTMIKQ; encoded by the coding sequence ATGAAATATATACATATAATATTAATTCTATTTATCTCAAGTATTGTAAAATCACAAACTATTGTTGATATAACAGATACTACTTATTCTGGAATGACTAATACCTACTATAATTATTATAAAAAAGATTTAAATAATGTTTTAGATCCATTTCAAGGAACATATATTTATACTAATGGAAATAAAAAATTCAAAATCATTTTGCAAAAGATGATAAAGCAAACTGAAGGACTGCACTTTGAAGATTTAATTATCGGAGAATATCAATATATAGTGAATGGAGTAGAAAAAGCAAATACACTTTCTAATCTTAATGTTGTGTATAATAACCAATTTGCAAAACATGCATTAGCTGGAAATGCTCCAATTAAAAATAACAACAGAGTGTGGAAATGTCCACAATGCAATCCCAACGAGAAAAGATTACGTTTAAAAATAAGAGATGTAGACACAAACAGATCAGGAGATTATATCATAAGGAAAACAATGGTAAACGGACAAGAAGTTTTACAGGTGAAGTTAACAGATGTTCTACCTGATTTTGAAAACATGAACCCTCCTGATTTTTCCTTACCAAGAGGAGAGTTTACAATGATAAAGCAGTAA
- a CDS encoding helix-turn-helix domain-containing protein, whose translation MSLGTKLRELRNEKKLSQTQIAVELDVSQTAYGKWESDQTKPGIDNLLKISEFYELDIYELLKPDDAYTQINKENSANENSSNNMIQNQTNNYNASEKLIEQYEARIKDLQDQNQELREQVSFWKNKTEGQ comes from the coding sequence ATGTCTTTAGGAACTAAACTTCGTGAGCTGAGAAACGAAAAAAAATTATCACAAACACAGATTGCCGTTGAGCTTGATGTCTCTCAAACTGCATACGGGAAATGGGAAAGTGACCAGACGAAACCCGGAATAGATAATCTTTTGAAGATTTCCGAGTTTTATGAATTAGATATCTATGAGCTTTTAAAACCTGACGATGCTTACACACAAATAAATAAGGAAAATTCAGCTAATGAAAATTCTAGTAATAATATGATTCAGAATCAGACTAATAATTATAACGCTTCTGAAAAGCTAATCGAACAATACGAAGCCCGCATCAAAGATCTTCAAGATCAAAACCAAGAACTTCGTGAGCAGGTAAGCTTCTGGAAAAACAAAACGGAAGGACAGTAA